One Bombus pyrosoma isolate SC7728 linkage group LG7, ASM1482585v1, whole genome shotgun sequence genomic window carries:
- the LOC122569576 gene encoding putative uncharacterized protein DDB_G0271982, with translation MKEEIKREIKEEREKREREMKEERERREKEMNEERERRERERARERGEREREKEQWEREKKELVDRIRRLEEEREREEREKRRNNIVIKGVEWKEGDKEEAVKEFVRDKMGIETEVEKAHAIRVGDRKMIMVASMKSREEKIKKKIIKNNIYFCMELVHYKKLPIKKTNVFAHY, from the coding sequence ATGAAAGAGGagataaaaagggaaataaaagaggaaagagaaaaaagagagagggaaatgaaagaggaaagagaaagaagagagaaggaaatgaatgaggaaagagaaagaagagagagggagagggcaagagagagaggagagagagaaagagaaaaagagcagtgggagagagaaaagaaggagttAGTAGACAGGATCAGAAGACTCGAGGAGGAGCGGGAAAgggaagagagggagaaaaggagaaataacATAGTGATCAAGGGGGTGGAATGGAAGGAAGGAGACAAAGAAGAAGCCGTAAAGGAATTCGTAAGGGATAAAATGGGAATAGAGACAGAGGTGGAAAAGGCGCACGCGATAAGGGTGGGAGATAGAAAGATGATAATGGTAGCGTCGATGAAGTCAAGAGaggagaagataaaaaagaaaataattaaaaataacatttacttTTGTATGGAATTAgtacattataaaaaattacctaTTAAGAAAACTAATGTATTTGCGCATTATTAA